From Saccharothrix espanaensis DSM 44229, the proteins below share one genomic window:
- the vanA gene encoding D-alanine--(R)-lactate ligase, protein MKIGIIFGGTSEEHPVSVKSAQEVAKSLDPEKYEPYWIGIAENGSWWLCDGPDVDGEGGGRRPVVLSTDSGVHGLLVLEDGKYEEVGLDVVLPVLHGRFGEDGAVQGLLEFSGIPYVGCDVQSSALCMDKALAYTVVRAAGIPTPDFLVVPAGEDVEPGGLTYPVFVKPARSGSSFGVTKVSRPEELRSAVETARRYDSKVLVEEGIVAAEIGCAILGDDVDLVIGEPDQITLSHGIFRIHQEENPEGGSENSTITVPADIPAESRALVQETGKAVYRALGCRGLARVDLFLTDDGEVILNEVNTLPGLTSYSRYPRMMAAAGLSPADVLDRLVSLAVAGNVR, encoded by the coding sequence ATGAAGATCGGAATCATCTTCGGGGGTACTTCCGAAGAACATCCCGTGTCCGTGAAGTCCGCCCAGGAGGTCGCGAAGAGCCTCGACCCGGAGAAGTACGAGCCGTACTGGATCGGGATCGCGGAGAACGGCTCCTGGTGGCTCTGCGACGGCCCGGACGTCGACGGGGAGGGCGGCGGGCGCCGTCCGGTCGTGCTCTCCACGGACAGCGGCGTGCACGGCCTGCTCGTCCTGGAGGACGGCAAGTACGAGGAGGTCGGGCTGGACGTCGTGCTGCCCGTGCTGCACGGCAGGTTCGGCGAGGACGGGGCCGTGCAGGGCCTGTTGGAGTTCTCCGGCATCCCCTACGTCGGCTGCGACGTCCAGAGCTCCGCCCTGTGCATGGACAAGGCGCTCGCCTACACCGTCGTCCGGGCCGCGGGGATCCCCACGCCGGACTTCCTGGTCGTCCCGGCGGGCGAGGACGTCGAGCCCGGCGGGCTGACCTACCCGGTCTTCGTGAAGCCGGCCCGGTCGGGGTCGTCGTTCGGCGTCACCAAGGTCTCCCGCCCCGAGGAACTGCGCAGCGCCGTGGAGACCGCGCGGCGGTACGACTCGAAGGTGTTGGTCGAAGAGGGGATCGTCGCCGCCGAGATCGGCTGCGCGATCCTGGGCGACGACGTGGACCTGGTCATCGGCGAACCCGACCAGATCACGCTGTCCCACGGGATCTTCCGGATCCACCAGGAGGAGAACCCGGAGGGCGGGTCGGAGAACTCGACCATCACCGTTCCCGCCGACATCCCGGCGGAGTCGCGCGCGCTGGTCCAGGAGACCGGCAAGGCCGTCTACCGCGCTCTGGGGTGCCGGGGGCTGGCGCGCGTCGACCTGTTCCTGACCGACGACGGCGAGGTGATCCTCAACGAGGTCAACACCTTGCCCGGCCTCACGTCGTACAGCCGCTACCCGCGCATGATGGCCGCCGCCGGGCTGTCGCCGGCGGACGTGCTCGACCGGCTCGTGTCGCTGGCGGTGGCCGGGAACGTCCGGTGA
- a CDS encoding COG1361 family protein: MRAGRLWCLSASVLVLWIATPVLAAENPPQPSLPVDFDQTVYGDVTVIGNAVLGCPPDDDTHDPQFPARLCREAQSRRGSGVSAQNNGHWMTWTDVDGDPATYNSSTATLDVPAGASVAYAKLGWAGATARSSTAPCGRRGERPPGEPALQAPVLAVGGKTTALGPRRFTYTVDHADALGPTDQQFYSAQADVTAEFRAVATGRPVPVTVGNIWTPQGRDCFGGWALTLVWSFDRAHQEAPARRHITVHSGHVRVQSQQRQVQARLAGVRPTGGRARIGVTAYEGDWAQPADRLLVNGQAQADPGGGGTDNFFSSYALGNPEPVNNLSVDAKVVEVAAAALPPADPDALLDLSGRTDAFLVQGAAVSVPLPELVVTIRPDRPAVHAGDPVDHTVEVTNTGEAPARDLAARIAGGPACARLPDELAGGASAAVACRTEAAADDHPVTVEVGGSSLAGDRLAGTATTSVEVLRPAIGVVQTVEPDVVVDGQTVTVDVRVENTGDTPLSGLRLDHDVLEACDRADAGTVDPGQAVTVTCEVEAGVTDVADTVTVTGSDRLGLATTASATAGFSVVNPLLTLSAVWSADAVRAGETVAITVRVGNPGRIAFDDVAVEGEPAECRRMIGELPAGATVTYTCEVVVERDLRTDLTVVGTPRLAGADAAKYRRSASAPVRVTVLAPELEAPVPPPPTPPEQVRPEQVPPEQVTPGQVPPEPAPENPVTPAPTYPVAHSQPAAKPVIALIAVAAGMAIMVVTAAGMAAARKG, translated from the coding sequence ATGCGAGCTGGACGATTGTGGTGCCTGTCGGCGTCGGTACTGGTGTTGTGGATCGCGACCCCGGTCCTGGCCGCCGAGAACCCACCGCAGCCGTCCTTGCCGGTGGACTTCGACCAGACCGTGTACGGCGACGTGACGGTGATCGGCAACGCCGTGCTGGGCTGCCCTCCCGACGACGACACGCACGACCCGCAGTTCCCGGCCCGCCTGTGCCGCGAGGCGCAGTCCCGCCGGGGCTCCGGCGTCTCCGCGCAGAACAACGGCCACTGGATGACGTGGACCGACGTGGACGGCGATCCGGCGACCTACAACTCGTCCACGGCCACGCTGGACGTCCCGGCCGGCGCGTCGGTCGCCTACGCCAAGCTCGGCTGGGCCGGCGCGACCGCGCGGTCCTCGACCGCGCCGTGCGGGCGGAGGGGCGAGCGGCCGCCGGGGGAACCGGCGCTCCAGGCCCCGGTCCTGGCCGTCGGCGGGAAGACCACGGCCCTGGGGCCGCGGCGGTTCACCTACACCGTCGACCACGCCGACGCGCTCGGGCCGACCGACCAGCAGTTCTACAGCGCGCAGGCGGACGTCACCGCCGAGTTCCGCGCGGTGGCGACCGGGCGGCCGGTCCCGGTGACCGTGGGCAACATCTGGACACCGCAGGGCCGGGACTGCTTCGGCGGCTGGGCGCTCACGCTGGTGTGGTCGTTCGACCGGGCGCACCAGGAGGCGCCCGCGCGCCGGCACATCACCGTCCACAGTGGACACGTTCGCGTGCAGTCGCAACAGCGGCAGGTGCAGGCGCGGCTGGCCGGCGTCCGGCCGACCGGCGGGCGGGCCCGGATCGGCGTGACCGCGTACGAAGGCGACTGGGCGCAGCCCGCCGACCGGCTGCTCGTCAACGGCCAGGCCCAGGCCGACCCCGGCGGTGGCGGCACCGACAACTTCTTCTCCTCCTACGCGCTGGGCAACCCGGAACCGGTCAACAACCTGAGCGTGGACGCGAAGGTCGTGGAGGTGGCGGCGGCCGCGCTGCCCCCGGCGGACCCGGACGCCCTGCTCGACCTCAGCGGCCGCACCGACGCGTTCCTGGTGCAGGGCGCGGCGGTCTCGGTGCCGCTGCCCGAACTCGTCGTCACGATCCGGCCCGACCGGCCGGCCGTCCACGCCGGCGACCCGGTCGACCACACCGTCGAGGTCACCAACACCGGCGAGGCCCCCGCGCGCGACCTCGCCGCGCGGATCGCGGGCGGGCCGGCCTGCGCGCGGCTGCCCGACGAACTGGCGGGCGGGGCGTCGGCCGCGGTCGCCTGCCGGACCGAGGCGGCGGCGGACGACCACCCGGTCACCGTCGAGGTCGGCGGCAGCAGCCTGGCCGGCGACCGGCTCGCCGGCACCGCCACCACCTCGGTCGAGGTGCTGCGACCGGCGATCGGGGTGGTCCAGACCGTCGAGCCGGACGTCGTGGTCGACGGTCAGACCGTCACCGTGGACGTGCGGGTCGAGAACACCGGTGACACACCGCTGTCGGGGCTGCGCCTCGACCACGACGTGCTGGAGGCGTGCGACCGGGCCGACGCCGGGACCGTCGACCCGGGCCAGGCGGTCACCGTGACGTGCGAGGTCGAGGCCGGGGTCACCGACGTGGCGGACACCGTGACGGTGACCGGTTCGGACCGGCTCGGCCTCGCCACCACGGCCTCGGCGACGGCCGGTTTCTCGGTGGTGAACCCGTTGCTGACGCTGTCCGCGGTGTGGTCGGCGGACGCCGTCCGGGCCGGTGAGACCGTCGCCATCACGGTCCGGGTCGGCAACCCGGGCCGGATCGCCTTCGACGACGTCGCCGTGGAGGGTGAACCGGCCGAGTGCCGCCGGATGATCGGCGAGCTGCCCGCGGGAGCCACGGTGACCTACACGTGCGAGGTCGTGGTGGAGCGCGACCTCCGCACCGACCTGACGGTGGTGGGCACGCCCCGCCTCGCGGGCGCGGATGCCGCGAAGTACCGCCGTTCCGCCTCCGCGCCGGTCCGCGTCACGGTCCTGGCGCCGGAACTGGAAGCGCCTGTTCCACCGCCCCCGACGCCTCCCGAGCAGGTGCGCCCCGAGCAGGTGCCGCCCGAGCAGGTGACCCCTGGGCAGGTGCCCCCGGAGCCGGCGCCGGAGAACCCCGTCACGCCGGCACCGACCTACCCCGTGGCCCACTCCCAACCGGCTGCCAAGCCGGTGATCGCCTTGATCGCGGTGGCGGCGGGGATGGCGATCATGGTCGTCACGGCGGCCGGGATGGCGGCCGCGCGCAAGGGGTGA
- a CDS encoding D-isomer specific 2-hydroxyacid dehydrogenase family protein, translating to MVRRPSVAPVLGVTIYGCDADEAVAFRETASRFGVALTITEAAVSETNVELASGNRCVSVGHKVRIENAALLALSRAGVRYVSTRSIGYNHIDVEYAESLGLVVENVSYSPDSVADFTLMLMLMVVRNAKSLLRSTDAHDYRLGDVRGRELRDLTVGVIGTGRIGTAVVARLRGFGCRVLAYDKRPGIGVDHVSLDELLRSSDIVTLHAPLNAETHHLVNGPRIAQLKDGAFIVNTGRGPLLDTDALLAALETGRLGGAALDVLEGEEGIFYADCRNRDVSEALVRLQRLPNVLISPHTAYYTDHALRDTVQNSLINCLNFDSERRHWV from the coding sequence ATGGTCCGGCGGCCCTCCGTCGCCCCGGTGCTGGGCGTGACGATCTACGGGTGCGACGCGGACGAGGCCGTTGCCTTCCGGGAGACGGCGTCGCGCTTCGGCGTCGCGCTGACCATCACCGAGGCGGCGGTGTCCGAGACCAACGTCGAACTGGCGTCGGGCAACCGGTGCGTCAGCGTCGGCCACAAGGTCCGGATCGAGAACGCCGCTCTTCTCGCGCTCAGCCGGGCCGGTGTGCGGTACGTGTCCACGAGGAGCATCGGGTACAACCACATCGACGTCGAGTACGCGGAAAGCCTCGGCCTGGTGGTCGAGAACGTCTCCTACTCGCCCGACAGCGTCGCCGACTTCACGCTGATGCTGATGTTGATGGTCGTGCGCAACGCGAAATCCCTCCTCCGCAGCACCGATGCCCACGACTACCGGCTGGGGGACGTGCGGGGGAGGGAACTGCGCGACCTGACCGTCGGGGTCATCGGTACGGGCCGGATCGGCACGGCGGTCGTGGCCAGGCTGCGCGGGTTCGGCTGTCGCGTGCTGGCCTACGACAAACGTCCCGGTATCGGCGTCGACCACGTCTCGCTCGACGAACTGCTGCGGTCGAGCGACATCGTCACGCTGCACGCCCCGCTCAACGCGGAGACGCACCACCTGGTGAACGGGCCGCGCATCGCGCAGTTGAAGGACGGTGCGTTCATCGTCAACACCGGGCGCGGCCCACTTCTCGACACCGATGCCCTCCTCGCGGCGTTGGAGACCGGCCGATTGGGCGGTGCGGCGCTGGACGTGCTCGAAGGGGAGGAAGGGATCTTCTACGCCGACTGCCGCAACCGGGACGTCAGCGAGGCGCTGGTGCGGCTGCAACGCCTGCCGAACGTCCTGATCAGTCCGCACACCGCCTACTACACGGACCACGCGCTGCGGGACACCGTGCAGAACAGCCTCATCAACTGCTTGAACTTCGACAGCGAAAGGCGACACTGGGTATGA
- a CDS encoding GNAT family N-acetyltransferase, whose product MGGDEPTEFEVVKAGRRAAHLALRGRIFSEVTRSRSCSVRNCGGSPCSISGWFELGSADRADLTGYYQVVVGCQEFDRPDEPRLTYENVIGRPATPFPGLGPAVHWVARGVDGLLGVAKVHFQEAENAHVAVAEVQVRPASRRRGVGTALLAAIASLCRSRGRRVAGRGREPR is encoded by the coding sequence ATGGGCGGCGACGAACCGACCGAGTTCGAAGTCGTCAAGGCCGGTCGCCGCGCCGCCCACCTCGCGCTGCGCGGGCGGATCTTTTCCGAGGTCACGCGGTCGCGGTCCTGCTCGGTCCGGAACTGCGGCGGTTCGCCCTGCTCGATTTCGGGCTGGTTCGAATTGGGAAGCGCCGACCGGGCGGATCTCACCGGCTACTACCAGGTGGTCGTGGGGTGCCAGGAGTTCGACCGGCCCGACGAGCCCCGGTTGACCTACGAGAACGTCATCGGCCGGCCGGCGACCCCGTTCCCCGGGCTGGGGCCAGCCGTCCACTGGGTCGCGCGGGGTGTGGACGGTCTGCTCGGCGTCGCGAAGGTCCACTTCCAGGAAGCCGAGAACGCGCACGTGGCGGTCGCCGAGGTCCAGGTGCGGCCAGCGTCCCGGCGGCGCGGCGTCGGGACGGCCCTGCTGGCGGCCATCGCGTCGCTGTGCCGCTCCCGAGGCCGCCGGGTGGCCGGTCGTGGCCGGGAGCCCCGCTGA
- a CDS encoding glycosyl hydrolase family 18 protein: MALLASLAPSPPAWAGPNHAREAPASAAADDGPPTTGRFYLQSRISGYNMTASDNSDRRWVATRQPKGDENFQQWEFSRNGNGTYKVKNAQRDGKCLTEQDNPEGEPRLVVGGCAEPKTDWEFRHDTGEVYRIFVPGTQRRLWGEPVLDSQMQVKITESSIANDAWYLTPTSPERGPVPRDPRLDDMTFLMSHNSMHNTEDQEDGIAFPNQPHSVAAQLRAGVRGLMFDAHFVNGKVRLCHEIAVLKGCTDESAEAVKLFTDVGDFLEQDRNAVVTVILEDYVTAEQLSGALSELFGEGKPLHDLVFRPDAEGVRDNGWPTIGSMVGSGKRLLLFTQDRGASDQRNLKNKIGFMSQRDWTVENYWSMGAGLGGSDWSCYSRWDDLPLSTEEKSFRRLFVMNHFRDAPMDPTYRTDNEKARDRAERFCAPAARKKANFLAIDQYGDGDPMSAVRGLNEYVYHGDTPGSGGTPGEVPGSDPRLSAGAPVDNAPDNRGSKPSAGDQHAACRPDGLVGSPRARYCDVYDKSGVEWVGNDRNRRAVGYFTGWRTGQNGNPQYLVNNIPWSKVTHLNYAFAHVADNRISVGTPDDPKNPATGMTFPGFRGAEMDASLPYKGHFNLLTRYKKRHPAVKTLISVGGWAESSGFYAMTTRSQRDSRDGWVNQPAIDTFADSVVAFLDRYGFDGVDIDYEYPTALPDAGNPQDWAVANPLRPHLNEGYDALMKTLRTKLDEASANRGRYYLLTSAVSGSGYLTRGLDAGQALRYQDYVNIMSYDLHGSWNHFVGPQAPLYDDGKDNELTAAGVYTEPEYQKNGYFNLDWSAHYYRGKLAPSRINLGIPYYTRGWRGVEGGKDGLWGTAALPDQRACPPGTGTGGGSPGTTTPCGNGAIGIDNVWHDTDRGKEVAAGSNPLWHAKNLGQGTQPGYLSAYGLDLTKPENRLTGTYQGRYDSALVAGWLWNKDKKVFLSTEDEQAIDAKAKYVKDNGLGGVMIWELAGDYAKRENGEYGMGYDLTTRLDGALRAAAPPKTDPSGATVPPKQVVDVSVELVDYPTDVKDMWPIQPKLRITNRTGKPLPAGTEVSFDLPTSTSPVVKDDAWRELTDNIKPGHQGPNAGGLKGDFHRITLKLGYCEEVASGKSRDIGLKYYLPVTGPINTVVAIGRNRYGVLGDQRKGTSTVSPDTSDTKVPACQAEGWKADRVYNPAVAPFGMWKTGTRWKFEDSSSGGLLDHPGDRTAVSLAQNAGESKNQLWTVSLDSRDNGQAWFHVKSNSSGRDQCLSANGLLGALAVRDCDGAAGQWWQLVDADNKIIAGEPEHGKAYQLVSFAAGSDWRKPDFVAEPKNSGGIGTTMVAGSTDGTTRTVVTHNGYYWKAKYWTRGDTPDATNPNNPWTRLGPTR, translated from the coding sequence GTGGCCCTGCTGGCGAGCCTGGCACCGAGCCCACCCGCCTGGGCCGGGCCGAACCACGCGCGGGAAGCGCCGGCGAGCGCGGCCGCGGACGACGGGCCGCCGACCACCGGCCGGTTCTACCTGCAGAGCCGGATCAGCGGCTACAACATGACCGCCTCCGACAACTCGGACCGCAGGTGGGTCGCCACCAGGCAGCCCAAGGGCGACGAGAACTTCCAGCAGTGGGAGTTCAGCCGCAACGGCAACGGCACCTACAAGGTCAAGAACGCCCAGCGCGACGGCAAGTGCCTCACCGAGCAGGACAACCCCGAGGGCGAGCCGCGCCTGGTGGTCGGCGGCTGCGCCGAGCCCAAGACCGACTGGGAGTTCCGCCACGACACCGGCGAGGTGTACCGCATCTTCGTGCCGGGCACCCAGCGGCGGCTGTGGGGCGAGCCGGTGCTCGACTCCCAGATGCAGGTCAAGATCACCGAGAGTTCGATCGCCAACGACGCGTGGTACCTGACTCCGACCAGCCCGGAGCGCGGACCCGTGCCGAGGGATCCCCGCCTCGACGACATGACGTTCCTGATGTCGCACAACTCGATGCACAACACCGAGGACCAGGAAGACGGGATCGCGTTCCCCAACCAGCCGCACAGCGTCGCCGCCCAGCTGCGCGCCGGCGTGCGCGGGCTGATGTTCGACGCGCACTTCGTGAACGGCAAGGTGCGGCTCTGCCACGAGATCGCCGTGCTGAAGGGCTGCACGGACGAGAGCGCCGAGGCGGTCAAGCTGTTCACCGACGTCGGGGACTTCCTCGAGCAGGACCGCAACGCCGTCGTCACCGTCATCCTGGAGGACTACGTCACCGCCGAGCAGCTCAGCGGCGCCCTCTCGGAGCTGTTCGGCGAGGGGAAGCCGTTGCACGACCTGGTCTTCCGGCCGGACGCGGAAGGCGTGCGGGACAACGGCTGGCCGACGATCGGCTCGATGGTGGGCAGCGGCAAGCGCCTGCTGCTGTTCACCCAGGACAGGGGCGCGTCCGACCAGCGCAACCTCAAGAACAAGATCGGGTTCATGAGCCAGCGGGACTGGACCGTCGAGAACTACTGGTCCATGGGCGCGGGGCTCGGCGGGTCGGACTGGAGCTGCTACAGCCGGTGGGACGACCTCCCGTTGAGCACCGAGGAGAAGTCGTTCCGGCGGCTGTTCGTCATGAACCACTTCCGGGACGCCCCGATGGACCCGACCTACCGGACGGACAACGAGAAGGCGCGCGACCGCGCCGAGCGGTTCTGCGCCCCGGCGGCCCGCAAGAAGGCGAACTTCCTGGCCATCGACCAGTACGGCGACGGCGACCCGATGTCGGCCGTGCGGGGCCTCAACGAGTACGTCTACCACGGTGACACCCCCGGCTCCGGCGGCACGCCGGGCGAGGTGCCGGGCAGCGATCCCCGGTTGAGCGCGGGCGCGCCGGTCGACAACGCCCCGGACAACCGCGGCAGCAAGCCGTCGGCGGGCGACCAGCACGCGGCCTGCCGCCCGGACGGCCTGGTCGGTTCGCCACGGGCCCGGTACTGCGACGTGTACGACAAGTCGGGCGTGGAGTGGGTCGGCAACGACCGCAACCGGCGCGCGGTCGGTTACTTCACCGGCTGGCGCACGGGCCAGAACGGCAACCCGCAGTACCTGGTCAACAACATCCCCTGGTCCAAGGTCACGCACCTGAACTACGCGTTCGCCCACGTGGCCGACAACCGGATCTCCGTCGGCACGCCCGACGACCCGAAGAACCCCGCCACGGGCATGACCTTCCCGGGCTTCCGCGGTGCCGAGATGGACGCGTCGCTGCCGTACAAGGGGCACTTCAACCTGTTGACCCGCTACAAGAAGCGGCACCCCGCCGTCAAGACGTTGATCTCGGTCGGCGGTTGGGCCGAGTCGAGCGGCTTCTACGCCATGACCACCCGGAGCCAACGGGATTCCCGGGACGGCTGGGTGAACCAGCCCGCCATCGACACCTTCGCCGACTCGGTGGTCGCCTTCCTGGACCGCTACGGCTTCGACGGTGTCGACATCGACTACGAGTACCCCACTGCGCTGCCCGACGCGGGCAACCCGCAGGACTGGGCCGTCGCCAACCCGCTGCGCCCGCACCTGAACGAGGGCTACGACGCGTTGATGAAGACGCTGCGGACCAAGCTGGACGAGGCGAGCGCGAACCGCGGCCGCTACTACCTGCTGACGTCGGCCGTCTCCGGGTCCGGCTACCTGACGCGTGGGCTGGACGCGGGACAGGCGTTGCGCTACCAGGACTACGTCAACATCATGTCGTACGACCTGCACGGCTCGTGGAACCACTTCGTCGGCCCGCAGGCCCCGTTGTACGACGACGGCAAGGACAACGAACTCACCGCCGCCGGCGTCTACACCGAGCCCGAGTACCAGAAGAACGGCTACTTCAACCTGGACTGGAGCGCCCACTACTACCGCGGCAAGCTCGCGCCCTCGCGGATCAACCTGGGCATCCCCTACTACACCAGGGGTTGGCGCGGGGTCGAGGGCGGCAAGGACGGGCTCTGGGGCACGGCCGCCCTGCCCGACCAGCGAGCCTGCCCGCCCGGCACCGGCACCGGTGGCGGCTCGCCCGGCACCACGACACCGTGCGGCAACGGCGCGATCGGCATCGACAACGTCTGGCACGACACCGACCGGGGCAAGGAGGTCGCGGCGGGTTCCAACCCCCTGTGGCACGCCAAGAACCTCGGTCAGGGCACCCAGCCCGGCTACCTGTCCGCCTACGGCCTCGACCTCACCAAGCCGGAGAACCGGCTGACCGGCACCTACCAGGGCAGGTACGACTCCGCGCTGGTGGCGGGCTGGTTGTGGAACAAGGACAAGAAGGTCTTCCTGTCCACAGAGGACGAACAGGCGATCGACGCCAAGGCGAAGTACGTCAAGGACAACGGCCTGGGCGGGGTGATGATCTGGGAGCTCGCGGGCGACTACGCCAAGCGGGAGAACGGCGAGTACGGCATGGGCTACGACCTGACCACACGCCTCGACGGGGCGCTGCGGGCCGCGGCACCGCCCAAGACCGATCCCTCGGGTGCGACGGTGCCGCCCAAGCAGGTCGTGGACGTCTCGGTGGAGCTGGTCGACTACCCGACCGACGTCAAGGACATGTGGCCGATCCAGCCCAAGCTGCGGATCACCAACCGGACCGGGAAGCCGCTGCCCGCGGGCACCGAGGTGTCCTTCGACCTCCCCACTTCCACGTCGCCGGTCGTCAAGGACGACGCGTGGCGGGAGCTGACGGACAACATCAAGCCCGGCCACCAGGGGCCGAACGCCGGCGGCCTCAAGGGCGACTTCCACCGGATCACCCTCAAGCTCGGCTACTGCGAGGAGGTCGCGTCCGGCAAGTCCCGGGACATCGGCCTCAAGTACTACCTGCCCGTCACCGGCCCCATCAACACCGTCGTGGCGATCGGCAGGAACCGCTACGGCGTGCTCGGGGACCAGCGCAAGGGCACCAGCACCGTCTCTCCCGACACCAGCGACACCAAGGTGCCCGCGTGCCAGGCCGAGGGGTGGAAGGCCGACCGCGTCTACAACCCGGCGGTCGCGCCGTTCGGCATGTGGAAGACGGGCACCAGGTGGAAGTTCGAGGACAGCTCCAGCGGCGGGCTGCTCGACCACCCCGGTGACCGCACCGCGGTGTCGTTGGCGCAGAACGCGGGCGAGAGCAAGAACCAGCTGTGGACGGTCAGCCTCGACAGCCGGGACAACGGGCAGGCCTGGTTCCACGTCAAGTCGAACAGCAGCGGTCGTGACCAGTGCCTGTCGGCCAACGGACTGCTCGGCGCCCTCGCCGTGCGCGACTGCGACGGCGCGGCGGGCCAGTGGTGGCAACTGGTGGACGCCGACAACAAGATCATCGCCGGCGAGCCGGAACACGGCAAGGCCTACCAACTGGTCTCCTTCGCCGCGGGCAGCGACTGGCGCAAGCCCGATTTCGTCGCCGAACCCAAGAACAGCGGCGGCATCGGCACCACCATGGTCGCGGGCAGCACCGACGGCACCACCCGCACGGTGGTGACCCACAACGGCTACTACTGGAAGGCCAAGTACTGGACCCGGGGTGACACCCCGGACGCCACCAACCCCAACAACCCCTGGACCCGGCTCGGCCCCACCCGCTGA
- a CDS encoding bestrophin-like domain, with amino-acid sequence MTIFSVVVVIAAVVLTLAVAIVVGRRPVSDTTERDSDSRSFVGAVLSGLFIVVLAFYVVIAWTESDTAESNALAEASALADLHYQVEVAPEAQRERIRTGVEDYARLVADDEWDKLADGGRSEAATTALNSLRTEVVHLPTTPEQVQIARDRGMERVREISDLRRARLDQAQGLSPTGYLMLVATIIGAIAMIGYPILVGTTTRARHLIALGVMAGAVAFTCVLCLDIAQPFRGDLKVEPDAFVTLSEELRSVT; translated from the coding sequence GTGACGATCTTCAGCGTGGTAGTCGTGATAGCCGCGGTGGTGCTGACCCTCGCGGTCGCCATCGTGGTCGGCCGTCGTCCGGTGAGCGACACGACCGAACGCGACTCCGACTCCCGCAGCTTCGTCGGCGCGGTCCTGAGCGGGCTGTTCATCGTGGTGCTGGCGTTCTACGTGGTCATCGCCTGGACCGAGTCCGACACCGCCGAGAGCAACGCCCTGGCCGAGGCCAGTGCGCTGGCCGACCTGCACTACCAGGTCGAGGTCGCTCCCGAGGCGCAGCGCGAGCGCATCCGGACCGGCGTCGAGGACTACGCCCGGCTGGTCGCCGACGACGAGTGGGACAAGCTCGCCGACGGCGGGCGCTCCGAGGCCGCGACCACCGCGCTCAACTCCCTGCGCACCGAGGTCGTGCACCTGCCCACCACCCCCGAGCAGGTCCAGATCGCCCGCGACCGGGGCATGGAGCGCGTCCGGGAGATCTCCGACCTGCGCCGCGCCCGCCTCGACCAGGCCCAGGGCCTGAGCCCGACCGGCTACCTCATGCTGGTCGCCACGATCATCGGCGCCATCGCGATGATCGGCTACCCGATCCTGGTCGGCACGACCACCCGCGCCCGGCACCTGATCGCACTGGGCGTGATGGCCGGCGCGGTCGCCTTCACCTGCGTGCTCTGCCTCGACATAGCCCAACCCTTCCGGGGCGACCTCAAGGTCGAACCCGACGCGTTCGTGACCCTCTCCGAGGAACTGCGCTCGGTGACCTGA